One window from the genome of Sphingomicrobium arenosum encodes:
- a CDS encoding YaaA family protein, producing MLIILSPAKSLDETSNYSEEPTIPRFERQAAQIARAAAKLSADDLKRIMGISDKLATLNAERYHGFFDAETRPAIRMFAGDVYRGFDIKSADEETVAFAQDHVRILSGLYGMLRPLDRMRPYRLEMGTGWNPSEGEDGRLTDHWDDKVAKELRKQLREEGSMTLLNLASNEYYEVVKGQLPKTVTIVEPDFRVRTAKGLQFQSFAAKVARGSMARWVCDERIDSVEALKGFDRDGWAYEEDGSSENAPLFVREG from the coding sequence ATGCTGATCATCCTTTCGCCTGCGAAATCGCTCGACGAAACGAGCAACTATTCCGAAGAACCGACCATTCCCCGTTTCGAACGGCAGGCCGCGCAGATCGCCCGTGCCGCCGCCAAGCTGAGCGCCGATGATCTCAAGCGGATCATGGGGATCTCGGACAAGCTCGCGACGCTCAATGCCGAGCGTTACCACGGCTTCTTCGATGCCGAGACCCGCCCCGCTATCCGGATGTTCGCCGGTGATGTCTATCGCGGCTTCGACATCAAGAGCGCCGACGAAGAAACGGTTGCCTTTGCGCAGGACCATGTCCGCATCCTTTCGGGGCTCTACGGCATGCTCCGTCCGCTCGACCGCATGCGGCCCTACCGCCTCGAGATGGGCACGGGCTGGAACCCCTCCGAGGGCGAGGATGGCAGGCTCACCGATCATTGGGATGACAAGGTCGCGAAGGAATTGCGCAAGCAGCTTCGCGAGGAAGGCTCGATGACGCTGCTCAATCTCGCCTCCAACGAATATTATGAGGTGGTGAAGGGGCAACTGCCCAAGACGGTGACCATCGTCGAACCCGATTTTCGCGTCCGCACCGCCAAGGGCCTTCAATTCCAGAGCTTCGCCGCCAAGGTGGCGCGCGGGAGCATGGCGCGCTGGGTCTGCGACGAGCGGATCGACAGCGTCGAGGCCTTGAAGGGCTTCGACCGCGATGGCTGGGCCTATGAAGAGGATGGATCGTCTGAAAACGCGCCGCTGTTCGTCCGCGAGGGCTGA
- the gyrA gene encoding DNA gyrase subunit A yields the protein MADTPVDTLEPRRDIEPISIVDEMKSSYLDYAMSVIVSRALPDVRDGLKPVHRRILYACQEAGYVAGRPYRKSSRIVGDVMGKYHPHGDSAIYDALARMTQDWSLRVPLIDGQGNFGSMDPDPPAAMRYTEARLAKVANFLLGDIEKDTVAFQDNYDGSESEPTVLPARFPNLLVNGAGGIAVGMATNIPPHNLGEVIQACKAYIEDPAISVEGLMDYVKGPDFPTGAQLLGASGIRSAYTTGRGSMVLRSKYDIEEGRGDKRQIVLTEIPFQVGKAGLVEKIAEAAKDKRIEGVADIRDESNREGVRIVIECKRDATPDVVLNQLWRHTPAQSSFAANMLAIRGGKPETLDLRDMIEAFVKFREEVITNRSKFELNKARERAHILLGLVVAVTNLDEVVAMIRGSGTPAEAREKLLSKEWPIGEILPYIELVEGQKSDHVGDVYRLSEAQVKAILELRLHRLTQLGRDEIGGELEELRATIEELLEILSNRARLYEVMREEFDEVEAEYATPRKTELMPAADGIEDEDLIEVEDMVVTVTHTGYIKRTALALFREQKRGGKGRSGMSTKDEDIVTNLFVTTTHNPVLFFSNLGKVYRMKVWKLPEGGPTAKGRPMINLLPLANDEKITTVLPLPRDEEEWNDLHIMFATEGGTVRRNSMDAFTNVPSNGKIAMKFEEGEDGQPVDRLIGVDLLTEDDDVLLATANGKAIRFEATKVREFASRASTGVRGIKLMDDDKVISMSILGSSGSTRDEREAYLKSPVWRDNDGAEGLSAERFARLVEKEQFLLTVTENGYGKRTSTYEYRVTGRGGQGVANIVTSDRNGGVVASFPVEPGEQLMLVTDQGKMIRTTVADIRIAGRNTQGVTIFKVAKNEKVVSVARIDEEEEPENEAEEAAAGDLQGDDKTVAPTSGATTDEDGAAGPEDGE from the coding sequence GTGGCCGATACGCCCGTCGACACCCTCGAACCCCGCCGCGACATCGAACCCATCTCGATCGTCGACGAGATGAAGTCGAGTTACCTCGACTATGCGATGAGCGTCATTGTCAGCCGCGCGCTACCCGACGTGCGCGACGGCCTGAAGCCCGTGCATCGCCGCATCCTCTATGCCTGTCAGGAGGCTGGCTATGTGGCGGGTCGTCCCTACCGCAAGTCGAGCCGTATCGTCGGTGACGTGATGGGTAAATATCACCCCCACGGCGACAGCGCGATCTATGACGCGCTGGCGCGCATGACGCAGGACTGGAGCCTGCGCGTGCCGCTGATCGACGGCCAGGGCAACTTTGGCTCGATGGACCCCGATCCGCCCGCCGCCATGCGTTACACCGAAGCGCGCCTTGCCAAGGTGGCGAACTTCCTCCTCGGCGATATCGAGAAGGACACGGTCGCTTTCCAGGACAATTATGACGGGTCGGAAAGCGAACCGACGGTCCTGCCCGCCCGCTTTCCCAATCTGCTCGTCAATGGCGCCGGCGGCATCGCGGTCGGCATGGCGACCAACATTCCGCCGCACAACCTCGGCGAGGTCATCCAGGCCTGCAAGGCGTATATCGAGGACCCCGCCATCAGCGTCGAAGGGCTGATGGACTATGTGAAGGGACCCGATTTCCCGACCGGCGCGCAGCTGCTCGGCGCGAGCGGCATCCGCTCGGCGTACACCACCGGGCGCGGCTCGATGGTGCTGCGTTCCAAATATGACATCGAGGAGGGGCGCGGCGACAAGCGCCAGATCGTCCTCACCGAAATCCCCTTCCAGGTCGGCAAGGCGGGCCTCGTCGAGAAGATCGCCGAGGCGGCCAAGGACAAGCGCATCGAGGGTGTCGCCGACATCCGCGACGAATCCAACCGCGAGGGTGTGCGCATCGTCATCGAGTGCAAGCGCGATGCGACGCCGGACGTGGTCCTGAACCAGCTGTGGCGCCATACGCCTGCGCAAAGTTCGTTCGCCGCCAACATGCTGGCGATCCGTGGTGGCAAGCCCGAAACGCTCGATCTCAGGGACATGATCGAGGCCTTCGTCAAGTTCCGCGAAGAGGTCATCACCAACCGCTCCAAGTTCGAGCTGAACAAGGCACGCGAGCGGGCGCATATCTTGCTCGGCCTCGTCGTGGCGGTCACAAACCTCGATGAAGTCGTCGCCATGATCCGCGGGTCGGGCACGCCCGCCGAAGCGCGCGAGAAGCTGCTCTCTAAGGAATGGCCGATCGGCGAGATCCTGCCCTACATCGAGCTGGTCGAGGGGCAGAAGTCCGACCATGTCGGCGATGTCTATCGCCTCTCCGAAGCGCAGGTGAAGGCCATCCTCGAACTGCGCCTGCACCGCCTCACCCAGCTTGGCCGCGACGAGATCGGCGGCGAATTGGAAGAGCTGCGCGCGACCATCGAGGAACTGCTCGAGATCCTGTCGAACCGTGCTCGCCTCTACGAGGTGATGCGCGAGGAGTTCGACGAGGTGGAGGCCGAATATGCCACCCCGCGCAAGACCGAGCTCATGCCAGCTGCCGACGGCATCGAGGACGAGGACCTGATCGAGGTCGAGGACATGGTCGTGACGGTGACCCACACCGGCTACATCAAGCGCACCGCGCTCGCCTTGTTCCGCGAACAGAAGCGCGGCGGCAAGGGCCGTAGCGGCATGAGCACCAAGGACGAGGATATCGTCACCAACCTGTTCGTGACGACGACCCACAATCCGGTGCTGTTCTTCTCCAACCTCGGCAAGGTCTACCGCATGAAGGTGTGGAAGCTGCCCGAGGGCGGGCCGACCGCCAAGGGTCGCCCGATGATCAACCTGTTGCCCCTCGCCAATGACGAGAAGATCACCACCGTCTTGCCGCTGCCGCGCGACGAGGAGGAATGGAACGACCTCCACATCATGTTCGCCACCGAGGGCGGCACCGTGCGCCGCAACTCGATGGACGCTTTCACTAATGTGCCGAGTAACGGCAAGATCGCGATGAAGTTCGAGGAGGGCGAGGACGGCCAGCCGGTCGATCGCCTGATCGGGGTCGACCTGCTCACCGAGGACGACGACGTGCTGCTCGCCACCGCGAACGGCAAGGCGATCCGCTTCGAGGCGACCAAGGTGCGCGAATTCGCCAGCCGCGCCTCGACCGGTGTGCGCGGTATCAAGTTGATGGACGACGACAAGGTCATCTCCATGTCGATCCTCGGCTCCAGCGGCTCGACCCGCGACGAGCGCGAGGCCTATCTGAAATCGCCCGTCTGGCGCGACAATGACGGCGCCGAGGGACTTTCCGCCGAGCGCTTCGCCCGCCTCGTCGAGAAAGAGCAATTCCTGCTTACCGTCACCGAGAACGGTTATGGCAAGCGCACCTCGACCTACGAATATCGGGTCACCGGTCGCGGTGGCCAGGGCGTGGCGAACATCGTCACGTCCGACCGCAACGGCGGCGTGGTCGCGAGCTTCCCGGTCGAGCCGGGCGAGCAGCTCATGCTGGTCACCGACCAGGGCAAGATGATCCGCACCACCGTCGCCGACATCCGCATCGCCGGGCGCAACACGCAGGGCGTCACCATCTTCAAGGTCGCCAAGAACGAGAAAGTCGTCTCGGTCGCGCGCATCGATGAAGAGGAAGAGCCCGAGAACGAGGCGGAGGAGGCCGCCGCCGGCGATCTGCAGGGCGATGACAAGACGGTCGCGCCGACCTCCGGTGCCACGACCGACGAAGACGGCGCGGCGGGGCCCGAAGACGGCGAATGA
- a CDS encoding host attachment family protein: MGIANDTLVLVTDGRKMLFLRNEGDSEHMNLEVEKKAKRDDAPDRDLKTDEPGSVFMSGSPGRSSYEETDFHQLEEDRWAHEAADRINSRALSNDFDKLVIIAPPKTLGELRKKLHKETEKRTILEIDKEMTNQPLAEIEKLIADHTKAEAPPEVLS, translated from the coding sequence ATGGGTATTGCCAACGACACGCTCGTCCTCGTCACCGACGGACGCAAGATGCTGTTCCTTCGTAATGAAGGCGACAGCGAACATATGAACCTCGAGGTCGAGAAGAAGGCTAAGCGCGACGATGCGCCCGACCGCGACCTCAAGACCGACGAGCCGGGCAGCGTCTTCATGTCGGGTTCGCCCGGTCGCTCGTCTTACGAAGAAACGGACTTCCACCAGCTTGAAGAAGACCGCTGGGCGCATGAGGCCGCCGACCGGATCAACAGCCGGGCGCTGTCGAACGATTTCGACAAGCTGGTCATTATCGCTCCGCCCAAGACGCTCGGCGAACTGCGCAAGAAGCTCCACAAGGAGACCGAGAAGCGCACCATCCTCGAAATCGACAAGGAAATGACCAACCAGCCCCTCGCTGAGATCGAGAAGCTCATTGCCGACCATACCAAGGCCGAGGCGCCGCCGGAGGTGTTGAGCTGA
- a CDS encoding GbsR/MarR family transcriptional regulator, translating into MSVMDHPAAKAFILHWGEMGTQWGVNRSQSQIHALLYLSDRPLHAEEIVDALGLARSNVSTAVRELQAYGIVRRVHVEGDRRDHFVGETDLWDIFLKVTDERRKREVEPTIRMLEQLSADLKKDKSAPKQVRERIIRMHDFMGNLATWHEQVRRLPKSTLVALMKLGAGVARFIPGSRKE; encoded by the coding sequence ATGAGCGTGATGGATCATCCGGCCGCCAAGGCCTTCATTCTCCATTGGGGCGAGATGGGCACGCAATGGGGCGTGAACCGTTCGCAGAGCCAGATCCATGCATTGCTCTACCTGTCCGACCGCCCGCTTCATGCGGAGGAAATCGTCGACGCGCTCGGGCTTGCGCGGTCGAATGTGTCGACCGCCGTGCGCGAATTGCAGGCCTATGGCATCGTGCGCCGCGTCCATGTCGAGGGCGACCGCCGCGATCATTTCGTCGGCGAGACCGACCTGTGGGACATCTTTCTCAAGGTTACCGACGAACGGCGCAAGCGCGAAGTAGAGCCGACGATCAGGATGCTCGAGCAGCTGTCCGCCGATCTGAAGAAAGACAAGAGCGCCCCCAAGCAGGTGCGCGAGCGGATTATCCGCATGCACGACTTCATGGGCAACCTTGCCACTTGGCATGAACAGGTCCGCCGCCTGCCCAAATCGACCCTCGTCGCGCTGATGAAGCTCGGCGCCGGGGTTGCCCGCTTCATCCCCGGATCGAGGAAGGAATAG
- the trmFO gene encoding methylenetetrahydrofolate--tRNA-(uracil(54)-C(5))-methyltransferase (FADH(2)-oxidizing) TrmFO: protein MTHEVTIIGGGLAGSEAAWQLAEAGVKVRLFEMRGGGDTTPAHDSDQLAEMVCSNSFRSDDANSNAVGLLHQEMRRLGSLIMAKADAHKVPAGSALAVDRDGFANGVTEAIQGHANIKVVRERVDALPVNGTTIVATGPLTGSALADSIAAATGKDALAFFDAIAPIVHKDSVDMDVAWFQSRWDKGDGKDYLNCPMDKSQYEAFVQALIDGEKTEFKEWEKDTPYFEGCMPIEVMAERGVETLRHGPMKPVGLDDPRTGRWPYAVVQLRQDNSLGTLWNIVGFQTKLKYGAQTEIFRMIPGLEKAEFARLGGIHRNSFIRSPELLDEQLRLKSMPHIRFAGQITGCEGYLESAAVGMMAARFTAAEVKGEAFEAPPVETAFGALLSHITGGAEAETYQPMNINFGLMPPIAGKMKKANRRLKYTERARGAFAAWLIEQGLEDQAPPVIESEAA, encoded by the coding sequence ATGACGCATGAAGTGACGATTATCGGCGGCGGGCTCGCGGGGTCGGAAGCGGCCTGGCAGCTCGCCGAGGCTGGTGTGAAGGTGAGGCTTTTCGAGATGCGCGGCGGCGGCGACACGACGCCCGCGCATGACAGCGACCAGCTCGCCGAAATGGTCTGCTCGAACAGCTTTCGCTCGGACGATGCAAATTCGAACGCGGTCGGGCTGCTGCACCAGGAAATGCGGCGCCTCGGTTCGCTCATCATGGCCAAGGCCGACGCGCACAAGGTGCCCGCAGGCTCGGCGCTGGCGGTTGATCGCGACGGTTTCGCGAACGGCGTCACAGAGGCGATTCAAGGTCATGCCAACATCAAGGTGGTGCGCGAACGGGTCGACGCCCTCCCTGTCAATGGCACCACCATCGTCGCCACCGGCCCCCTCACCGGCTCGGCGCTTGCCGACAGCATCGCGGCCGCGACCGGCAAGGACGCCCTCGCCTTTTTCGATGCGATCGCGCCCATCGTCCATAAGGATAGCGTCGATATGGACGTGGCCTGGTTCCAGAGCCGCTGGGACAAGGGCGATGGCAAGGACTATCTCAACTGTCCGATGGACAAGTCGCAGTATGAGGCCTTCGTCCAGGCGCTGATCGACGGCGAGAAGACCGAGTTCAAGGAATGGGAGAAGGACACGCCCTATTTCGAGGGCTGCATGCCGATCGAGGTGATGGCCGAGCGCGGGGTGGAAACGCTGCGCCACGGGCCGATGAAGCCGGTCGGGCTCGATGATCCGCGCACCGGCCGCTGGCCCTATGCGGTCGTCCAGCTGCGGCAGGACAATTCGCTCGGCACGCTTTGGAATATCGTCGGTTTCCAGACCAAGCTCAAATATGGCGCGCAGACCGAGATTTTCCGGATGATCCCGGGGCTGGAGAAAGCCGAATTCGCGCGGTTGGGCGGCATTCACCGCAACAGCTTCATCCGTTCGCCCGAACTGCTCGATGAGCAGCTTCGCCTGAAGTCGATGCCGCATATTCGCTTCGCCGGGCAGATCACGGGCTGCGAGGGTTATCTTGAAAGTGCGGCGGTGGGGATGATGGCGGCGCGTTTCACCGCTGCTGAAGTCAAGGGCGAGGCGTTCGAGGCACCGCCCGTCGAGACCGCTTTCGGCGCCCTCCTCTCGCACATTACGGGCGGCGCCGAGGCCGAGACCTATCAGCCGATGAACATCAATTTCGGGCTCATGCCGCCAATTGCGGGCAAGATGAAGAAGGCCAACCGTCGGCTCAAATATACCGAGCGGGCGCGCGGCGCCTTTGCTGCCTGGCTTATCGAGCAGGGTCTCGAGGACCAGGCGCCCCCCGTCATCGAGTCCGAGGCCGCTTAA
- a CDS encoding CREC-EF hand family protein gives MLRWISGLSALLVASVGAVLIARGQPSDESLLSDAPAAEAAAVTEEARDLPTIPEIAEPPAADPLSKEEKRFNRVDKDGDEIITLSEMVHPRRGRFANLDLDGDGTLRFEEWAITTIEKFEGADANGDARLTRGEYATTAPKPRKPKPTCDC, from the coding sequence ATGCTTCGCTGGATTTCCGGCCTGTCCGCCCTGCTCGTTGCATCCGTCGGCGCCGTGCTGATTGCGCGCGGGCAGCCAAGCGACGAATCCCTGTTGTCCGATGCGCCCGCTGCGGAGGCGGCCGCCGTGACCGAAGAGGCCCGCGACCTCCCGACGATCCCGGAAATCGCCGAACCACCGGCGGCCGACCCGTTGTCCAAGGAAGAGAAGCGGTTCAACCGCGTGGACAAGGACGGCGACGAGATCATCACGCTGTCCGAAATGGTGCATCCACGTCGTGGCCGCTTTGCCAACCTCGACTTGGATGGCGACGGAACGCTGCGCTTCGAGGAGTGGGCGATCACCACCATCGAGAAGTTCGAGGGGGCCGACGCCAATGGCGATGCGCGCCTGACGCGCGGCGAATATGCGACCACCGCGCCCAAGCCGCGCAAGCCCAAGCCGACCTGCGACTGCTGA
- a CDS encoding squalene/phytoene synthase family protein, whose translation MTPDRALALTHFPAPLRDAVEAVLRLDATLAEVVAATTEPMIGTIRLAWWREALEKLDREPAPAEPRLAALAEHVLPRGVTGEMLALIEDGYATLLEPQVDVHRVGQGGAALFWVISTLLGGDDGYLGKAGAIAMLARVRGMVPDDVAPTAHALMRDLKGHRFPVKLRPLTLLARLAARDFLRREPEPEATPGRAFAMLSHRLSGIVSGAN comes from the coding sequence TTGACGCCCGACCGGGCGTTGGCGCTCACCCATTTTCCGGCACCGCTGCGGGATGCGGTCGAGGCGGTTCTCCGTCTCGACGCCACGCTGGCCGAAGTCGTCGCCGCCACCACCGAGCCGATGATCGGGACGATCCGGCTCGCCTGGTGGCGCGAGGCGCTGGAGAAACTCGACCGCGAACCTGCGCCTGCCGAGCCGCGACTGGCGGCGCTTGCGGAGCATGTCCTCCCGCGCGGCGTGACGGGGGAAATGCTCGCACTAATCGAGGACGGCTATGCCACCTTGCTCGAGCCGCAGGTCGACGTGCATCGCGTGGGGCAGGGCGGGGCCGCGCTCTTCTGGGTCATCTCCACGCTGCTTGGTGGTGACGATGGTTATCTCGGCAAGGCTGGTGCGATCGCGATGCTGGCGCGGGTGAGGGGGATGGTGCCTGACGATGTAGCGCCGACCGCCCATGCGCTGATGCGCGATCTGAAGGGGCATCGCTTTCCGGTCAAACTGCGCCCCCTGACACTGCTCGCCCGCCTCGCCGCGCGCGATTTCCTGCGCCGCGAGCCCGAACCCGAAGCGACACCCGGGCGCGCCTTCGCGATGCTCAGCCATCGCCTGTCGGGGATCGTATCGGGAGCGAATTGA
- a CDS encoding pyruvate dehydrogenase complex E1 component subunit beta, producing the protein MATELKMPALSPTMEEGTLAKWLKAEGDSVAAGDIIAEIETDKATMEFEAVDEGVLLKILVPEGTDNVAVGTAIAMIGEEGEEADFSAAAPETPAHAPSQGEGKAIGREESEAPITQDLPATEKVSHVDADLPEGTEMQATTVREALRDAMAEEMRADDRVFVMGEEVAEYQGAYKVTQGLLDEFGARRVIDTPITEYGFAGIGSGAAMGGLRPVIEFMTFNFAMQAIDHIINSAAKTNYMSGGQMRCPIVFRGPNGAASRVAAQHSQNYGPWYASVPGLIVIAPYSAADAKGLLKAAIRSEDPVVFLENELLYGQNFDVPQVDDYVLPIGKARIAREGSDVTIVSYSIGVGVALDAANKLAEEGIDAEVIDLRTLRPLDKGTVLASLAKTNRLVCVEEGWPGCSISSEIAAIAMEEGFDDLDAPVLRVANADVPLPYAANLEKLALIKPEQVVEAVRKVTYR; encoded by the coding sequence ATGGCCACCGAACTGAAAATGCCCGCGCTCTCGCCGACGATGGAAGAGGGCACGCTCGCCAAGTGGCTCAAGGCCGAGGGTGACAGCGTGGCCGCCGGCGACATCATCGCCGAGATCGAGACCGACAAGGCGACGATGGAGTTCGAGGCCGTGGACGAAGGCGTCCTCCTCAAGATCCTCGTGCCCGAAGGCACCGACAACGTTGCGGTCGGCACCGCCATCGCGATGATCGGCGAGGAAGGCGAGGAAGCTGACTTCTCCGCCGCCGCGCCAGAAACCCCGGCCCACGCGCCGAGCCAAGGCGAGGGCAAGGCGATCGGCCGCGAGGAAAGCGAAGCGCCGATTACGCAGGACCTGCCGGCCACCGAAAAGGTCAGCCACGTCGATGCCGACCTTCCCGAGGGCACCGAGATGCAGGCCACGACCGTGCGCGAAGCCTTGCGCGATGCGATGGCCGAGGAAATGCGCGCCGATGATCGCGTCTTCGTGATGGGCGAGGAAGTCGCCGAATATCAGGGCGCCTATAAGGTCACGCAGGGGCTTCTCGACGAGTTCGGTGCGCGCCGCGTCATCGACACGCCGATCACCGAATATGGCTTTGCCGGCATCGGGTCGGGCGCGGCGATGGGCGGCCTCCGCCCGGTCATCGAGTTCATGACCTTCAACTTCGCCATGCAGGCGATCGACCACATCATCAACTCGGCGGCCAAGACCAATTACATGTCAGGCGGCCAGATGCGCTGCCCGATCGTCTTCCGCGGTCCCAATGGCGCGGCCTCGCGCGTCGCCGCGCAGCACAGCCAGAATTACGGCCCGTGGTATGCGAGCGTACCTGGCCTCATCGTCATCGCGCCCTATAGCGCGGCCGACGCAAAGGGCCTTCTCAAGGCCGCGATCCGTTCCGAAGACCCCGTTGTCTTCCTTGAGAACGAATTGCTTTACGGCCAGAATTTCGACGTGCCGCAGGTCGATGATTATGTCCTTCCCATCGGCAAGGCCCGCATCGCCCGCGAAGGCAGCGACGTTACCATCGTGAGCTACTCGATCGGTGTGGGTGTCGCCCTCGATGCGGCCAACAAGCTGGCCGAGGAAGGCATCGACGCCGAGGTGATCGACCTTCGCACGCTGCGGCCCCTCGACAAGGGCACGGTGCTCGCGAGCCTCGCCAAGACCAACCGCCTGGTCTGCGTCGAGGAAGGCTGGCCCGGCTGCTCGATCTCTTCGGAAATCGCTGCCATTGCGATGGAGGAAGGCTTCGACGATCTCGATGCCCCCGTCCTTCGCGTCGCCAATGCCGACGTGCCGCTGCCTTATGCCGCCAACCTCGAAAAGCTCGCGCTGATCAAGCCCGAGCAGGTCGTCGAGGCGGTGAGGAAGGTTACCTATCGCTGA
- the pdhA gene encoding pyruvate dehydrogenase (acetyl-transferring) E1 component subunit alpha, whose product MAKKPAKKAPATKSAAPKDNFERPPQPTRYEASQEELLDFYKQMLLIRRFEERAGQLYGLGLIGGFCHLYIGQEAVAVGLQSAMTVGKDSVITGYRDHGHMLAYGIDPNLIMAELTGRAAGISKGKGGSMHMFSVEHGFYGGHGIVGAQVSLGTGLAFKHQYSGDGGVNLSYFGDGAANQGQVYESFNMAELWNLPVIYAIENNHYAMGTSVKRHSSEPELYKRGESFQIPGIQVDGMDVLAVRGAAEVALEWTRSGKGPILLELMTYRYRGHSMSDPAKYRTRDEVEGFRGERDPLEQAKQELLSMGASEDDLKAIDKEIKERVKEAADFAEHAPEPEASELYTDVLVENY is encoded by the coding sequence ATGGCGAAGAAGCCCGCCAAGAAGGCGCCCGCGACCAAATCCGCCGCGCCCAAGGACAATTTCGAACGCCCGCCGCAGCCGACGCGCTATGAGGCGAGCCAGGAAGAGCTGCTCGATTTTTACAAGCAGATGCTGCTCATTCGCCGATTCGAGGAGCGCGCGGGCCAGCTCTACGGCCTCGGCCTGATCGGTGGCTTCTGCCACCTCTATATCGGTCAGGAAGCGGTGGCGGTTGGCCTGCAATCGGCGATGACCGTCGGCAAGGACAGCGTCATCACCGGCTATCGCGACCATGGCCATATGCTGGCCTATGGCATCGATCCTAATCTCATCATGGCCGAACTGACCGGGCGCGCCGCCGGCATCTCGAAGGGCAAGGGCGGTTCGATGCACATGTTCAGCGTCGAACATGGCTTCTATGGCGGCCACGGCATCGTCGGCGCGCAGGTCTCGCTCGGTACCGGTCTCGCCTTCAAGCATCAGTATAGCGGGGATGGCGGGGTCAACCTCAGCTATTTCGGTGACGGCGCAGCCAACCAGGGCCAGGTCTACGAGAGCTTCAACATGGCCGAGCTGTGGAATCTGCCGGTCATCTACGCGATCGAGAACAACCATTATGCAATGGGCACGAGCGTGAAGCGTCACAGCTCAGAACCCGAGCTCTACAAGCGCGGCGAGAGCTTCCAGATCCCTGGTATCCAGGTCGATGGCATGGACGTGCTCGCGGTGCGCGGCGCTGCCGAAGTGGCTCTCGAATGGACGCGCTCGGGCAAGGGGCCGATCCTCTTGGAGCTCATGACCTACCGCTATCGCGGCCACTCCATGTCGGACCCTGCCAAATATCGCACCCGCGACGAGGTCGAAGGCTTCCGCGGCGAGCGCGATCCGTTGGAGCAGGCCAAGCAGGAATTGCTCTCGATGGGCGCCAGCGAGGATGATCTCAAGGCGATCGACAAAGAGATCAAGGAGCGCGTGAAGGAGGCGGCGGACTTTGCCGAACACGCCCCCGAACCCGAGGCATCCGAATTGTACACTGACGTTCTGGTGGAGAATTACTAA
- a CDS encoding FtsB family cell division protein: MRRVIWPLFAFVIIGNFAGYAIAGDNGLMAWGGYYRALEEREAELAALTAERDALRHRSELLDPKAADPDMAEELVRRDLGLIREDEIIISLD, encoded by the coding sequence ATGCGCCGGGTGATCTGGCCGCTCTTCGCGTTCGTCATCATAGGCAATTTCGCAGGCTATGCGATCGCGGGCGACAATGGCCTCATGGCCTGGGGCGGCTATTATCGCGCGCTCGAGGAACGCGAGGCTGAATTGGCCGCGCTGACCGCCGAGCGTGATGCGCTGCGCCACCGCTCCGAGCTCCTCGACCCCAAGGCCGCCGATCCCGACATGGCCGAGGAACTGGTGCGCCGCGATCTGGGTTTGATCCGCGAGGACGAGATCATCATCTCGCTCGATTAA